The following are encoded together in the Cyanobacteriota bacterium genome:
- a CDS encoding HD-GYP domain-containing protein → MSEEFYNIAKALIYSLETKDPYTSGHSYRVYKMSKDLGGMFSLTDEDRFNLEGGSLLHDIGKIGIKDDVLFKPSSLTSEEFTIMKTHVILGANIISQVPTLKRCLEPILFHHERMDGKGYPHGLDGADIPFIAKITTVADAYDAMTTNRVYMPARSPEEGLEEIIRFSGTQFDPEVVEAFVAWWHQKHKERDPIISSGDFKDSETMTTDIAKLH, encoded by the coding sequence TAGAGACCAAGGATCCATATACCAGTGGCCACAGCTACCGGGTATATAAGATGTCCAAAGATCTAGGTGGTATGTTCAGTTTAACTGATGAAGATCGCTTCAATCTTGAAGGTGGATCACTATTACATGACATCGGCAAGATTGGTATCAAGGATGATGTACTTTTTAAACCAAGCTCATTAACTTCTGAAGAATTCACCATCATGAAGACCCATGTCATTTTGGGCGCCAATATCATTTCTCAAGTACCGACGCTCAAACGCTGTCTAGAACCGATTCTGTTTCACCACGAGCGCATGGACGGCAAGGGCTATCCGCACGGACTTGACGGAGCGGACATTCCCTTCATTGCCAAAATCACCACTGTAGCTGACGCCTATGACGCTATGACAACCAATCGAGTTTATATGCCAGCGCGCTCACCGGAGGAAGGACTTGAAGAAATCATTCGTTTTTCTGGTACACAATTTGACCCAGAAGTCGTCGAAGCCTTTGTTGCTTGGTGGCACCAGAAACACAAAGAACGAGATCCAATTATTAGTTCAGGGGATTTTAAAGATAGTGAGACTATGACTACTGATATTGCAAAGTTGCATTAA